TTTGTTATTTGTGTGAAGAAAGCCATTTATATCGGAATAAAAAATGGATAGAATTTAATCGTTAATATCCCCTCGTTCGACATTGGGTAGTTCTAATACAAGGTCATAACCGTAAGCGAGGGAAGGTGTTTGGAAACCGGGTTTAAAATTACCATTTAATACTTTTTTGGCGATAAGAACACTTGAATATGCAGTTAAATCATAACCATCTGGTGTTTTCATCCCTGCTCTTTTATAAACGCCTTTTTCATTTTTAACTTCACCCCATAAAAAAGCAAAACTTTTTGCTCTCTCTTCCTTGGAGGGACCGCCTTCAGGAATACGGTTTTTTAAAAAATTTTGTACAGGTTCTGTTCCTATAATGTTTTGTGTTACCTTAATTCCTTGTAACATAAAACTCATACCTTTAGATATAGCCATGTACACTTCTATATTAGGAATTTGGGTAGAGTAATAGGCAGTGCTTACATCACCCCACGGAATTGTTACACATAATTTTGTTTCTTCCCCAAAGTTAATTTTCATTTTCTTATATGCGGGTGGCACAGATTGGAGTATTCCATCCTTTCTTATTTGTCCACCTTTTCCCATACTCTCAATTGCTGTTAACATGGTTCCGTGGGAAGGACGGCCCCTGGTGTAGAAAGCAAGGGATAAATGGGTTGCATCAGGTAATAAGGATTTTAGATAAGAGGCGAGACAATCACTGGGGACAACATCATAACCGCCACCGGGTAAGAGCATTATGTTTTTATTTTTTGCTTCATAATCTTGGGTTGCAATCCATTCGAATACATCTATTTCTCCAGTAATATCAATATAATGAGTTCCTGTTTTAATACATGCTAATACCATGTTTTGGGCTGTATATTGGAAAGGTCCTGCGGCATGGATAACGACACGAATATTGTCTAAATTAATCGCTATTTCATCTATATTATCCAGTGTAAAAGCACGGTATTCTAAACTATATTTTTGAGAAATTTCTTTTAACTTATTTTCATTTCTTCCCCCAATAATAACGGGTAATTGTTGTTTTATACATTCTTCAAGAATTAACAAACCTGTGTATCCGTAGGCACCATATATCAAAATTTTATCTTTCATGAGATATCCCTTCTATTTTCATATATAATAATCTACAATTATAATATAACAAACAAATGGTTTAATTCTTTTTGGGGTTAAATAGATGGAAAAAATAAAGTATATTACATTACTTACGGATTTTGGGAACAAAGACCCTTATGTTGCCGAGATAAAAGGAATTCTTTTTTCTTCCTTGTCAAATATAAACATAGTAGATTTGTCTCATGAAATAAGCCCACAAAATATAATAGAGGGGGCATTATTTTTAGAACAGATTTGGGACTATTGGCAGATACCTTCCGTACATATATCTGTAATAGACCCGGGTGTTGGAACAGAAAGAAGAATAATCATAATCCATGAAAATCAGAAATTTTTAATATGTCCTGATAATGGTCTTGCCACTTTTATTTTAAGAACCAAACATGCAGAAGTTCGACATGTAAAATATTTTAATACACTTACGCAATATATAAGTAACACATTCCATGGTAGGGATATTATGGCTCCTATTGCTATTCAATTGGTAAAAGGAGGAAACTGGGAAGATTTTGGACCTTCTGTGGATGATTGGCAAGTTTTGAATATCCCGGAGGCGTACAAAAAAGATAATAATATTTATGGAGAAGTAATCCACATAGACCGATTTGGGAATGCTATTACAAATATAAGAAAGGAGCAGATACAAGATAATTTGCCGATATATGCAAAGATAAAAAATAGTTTTCAAAAAATTCCTTTTTCACTAAGTTATGGTAAAGTAAGTGTAGGACAATCGGTATGTTTATTTGGAAGTGGAAACCGTTTAGAAATTGCAGTTAATTGTAGTTCCGCAGAAAAACAACTCAAAATAAAGATTGGCACAGAGGTTCGGCTTGTTTTGAAAAGAGATTAACTTCTCCACGGTCGTGTTCTATTCACATTTTCCACTGCTTTCTTTGCTATTTGTGCATCCTGTTCTATCTCAAAATCAAACATGCCGGCCAAAATATGGTCGGCACCATTATTAAAGACATAAGGAAAAGCATCTTCAGGAGGTATAGCACCTGCAGACATTACTTTAAAGGCTATCCATGGAATTTCAACATCCTTCATAACTTGAATGGTTTCATCAGGGTCTTTACACCAATAACCGGGGATTTCCGCATAAGGTTCTACTAATTGTTCCTTTTTAGGACCTGTGGGATAGTTGTGATGATGAAAAGTTTTAATATAAAAATCGGGTTCTATTTTTTCTTTTTCACATACTTTTATAACTTCAAGGTCATGTGCACCCACTCCGGAAGGTATGGCATTCTCCTTCCCAAACTCTACTGCTTTCTTCATAACAGAGATTTTTTTCTCACGAACTAATCGGTCTGCCGTTACTCCCCATAGATAAAGAGCATCCAGACCCATATCTATAAGTTGTTTTACCTGTTCCTTATATAAATCAAAATCTGCATCGGGATATGCCGTTGGGCATATAATCCATTGTATTTTTCCTCCCTTTTTAAAGCGATAGTCTTCAAGGACTTTAAGTATATCGGGAACGGTATGAATAACAAGAGTATTTATGCCCTGTTTTTCTGCTAATTGCATTGTTTCCATTATTTTTTCAGGTGTATTGTAATGAGCACAAAGATTATAGACATATTTCAGGTCTCGACTGTGTGTAAAATGAGTTAATAAATTACCGCCTAAAAGTAGTCTACTTACCTTTAATCCTCGAATATTTCCACAGGGAAGGGAGTTCTCATTTGTATTTGCGGGTGTATTTTGTTCGTTATTCTGACTAAAAGAGGCAAGGGAAAGAGTAGTTGTAGATATAGATGTTCCCAGAAATGTTCTTCGGTCAATTTTTCGATAAGACATAGAATATCTCCTTCAAGATAACAATTAAGTTATAATTACTATCTATAATATAACAAAAATAAGGGAATAAAAAGGATTTTAAATGGAGACAAAATACAGGATAGCTATAATAGGTAGTGGACCAAGCGGTTTTTTTTCTGCGGAACATCTCCTTCGGATTCATTCAGACTGTGAAATAGATATGTATGAAAGGTATCCAGACCCATTTGGTCTGGTTCGTAAAGGAGTAGCTCCTGATAATCCGAATATACGAAATGTATCCAGAGCATTTGATATGATAGCGAGTAATAATAGATTTGCCTATTTTGGAAATGTTGATGTAGGGGTAGATATAACACTAACGGAATTACAAAATTTTTATGATGCGGTTATTCTTGCTTGTGGTATGGAAACCAGTCAGAGATTAGGCATTCCCGGTGAAGATTTACCGGGCTGTTATACGGCCAGTTCTATTGTGGGGTGGTATAATTGTCATCCTGTTTACCATTCATTAGATATAAAACTTGAAGGAGAACGGGCTGTAATCATTGGAATGGGAAATGTGGCTTTAGATGTAGCAAGAATTTTATGCAGACCTGTGAGTGAACTATCCCAAACAGATATATCAAAACATGCTATAAAAGTTTTAGAAGAAAGCAAACTCAAAGAAGTTTATATTGTGGGTAGAAGAGGCCCCACGCAGGCGAAATTTAAAGAGAATGAAATTCTATCCATGGAAGAAATTGGGGATACAGATATTATTATAGAACCTTCTGAATTGGAGATAAACAAAGCCAGTCAGGAAGAAATAGATAGCAATCCTTCTATACAAAGGATGTTCGAGTATTTTAAGAAGTTTTCGATGAATAAAGTAGAAAAGAATAGACAAATTTATTTTGCTTTTCTACGATCTCCCATACGGATTATAGGTGATGGAAAAGTGGAACAAATAATGTTCGAAAAAAATATTCTTGAAGGTCCTGTAAATAAACAAAGAGCGATTGGCACAGGTGTAATAGAAAAGTTGGATTGTGATTATGTTATATCATGTATTGGATATAGAGGGAACCGATTTCCTGGACTTCCTTATGACGAAATTAAGGGAATAATTCCCAATAAAAATGGTAGAGTTGTAAAGGATGATAAAATTGTAGCAGGGGTATATGTTACGGGTTGGATAAAAAGGGGACCGATTGGGTTGATAGGTCATAACAAACCGGATAGTTTGGAAACTGTTAAAAATCTATTAGAGGACTTACCTCAATTAGAAGGGAATAGACAAGGGTCGAGAGATGATGTTATTAAATTATTGAAATCTAAAAATATACAATTTATCAACTATGATGACTGGAAAAAAATTGATAGTTCTGAAATAGAAAGAGGAAAAATACTTGGCAAAATACGAGACCGCTTTTGTTCATCAGAAGATATGTTAAATATAGTATCTAATAAAAAATGAAGATGTTTACTTTGAGAAATGGAAAATATTATATACAATATCTAAAAGTTCATCGGGATTGAAAGGTTTTTCTATAAAACCTTCGGGAGGAGGTACTTGATACATCTCTGATATTTTTTCGGCAGATAAGGAGTTTCCTAACTCATAGGTATTTACACCTGTAACAAAGACAATCGGAATATTATTAAGATAAGGATGATTTTTAAATTCAACATATAGTTGAATACCACTTTCATCCGGTAGCATAACATCAAAGATACACAAATCGGGTATTTCTTTTTCGGCTATCTTTACAGCAATTGATGCATATTCGGATTGAAAAATTTTTGCTCCTTCAGCCTCAAAAAGTATTTTTAAAGAACTTAAAATATCTATTTCATCTTCTATTATTAATATTTTTTTATCTTTTAATAATTTGTTATCCATAATAGTCTTTGTTAATATATTTTTGATACTAATTTTGAATGAACATATTATAAATTATAATCAATATTAAATTATAGTTGACAGGAAGGAGATAGATATGAAAGACCGTGAATTGTTTGAAATTCGTATTGCACTTATTAAGGCTTTTTTGAACCAGTATGGATATAAAGGAATTTTATTATCACGAGTAGATAACTTTGCAATGGCAACAGGTGGAAAAAGGAATTATATATGGAAGTATTCCGATTTGGGAGCCAATTCTTTATTGGTAGATAAAGATGGTAAAGTATATTATGTGGGCAATAATATAGAAGAACCTCGCATTATGGATGAGGAACTTAACAATTTTCCATGCGAGAAACTTTCTTTTTTATGGTACGATACAATGCCTTCGAGTGTTGTTAAAAAACATTTTAAGATTAAAGATGTATCGAAATGGGTATCTGATGATGGTAGTTTGGGAAAAAATGTAAACAATGAACTGTCTGTAATAAAGGCATTATTAACAAAAATAGAACTCCAAAAATACAAAGAATTAGGGCGACTTGCAAGTGATGCGATGGTAAGCACATTGAAAGAGATAAAACTATTTGATACGGAAACAGATATATCGGCAAGATTAGTATATGAAGGGCATAAACGAGGTTGTCTTGTCCCTGTAGCGTTAGTTGCAAGTGATGAACGAATAAAAAAATATAGACATCCTTTACCGACAGAGCCCTTATTATTGTCAAATAAGGATAGTAAAAAAATAAAAAATATCGTAATGGTTGTAGGATGTTTTTTAAAAGAAGGGTTAGTCGTTTCTCTTACAAGGTTTAAACAAGTAGGCAAAATTTCTGAAGAAACAAGAAATGCTTTTGATAGGATATGTTGTGTAGATGCATTAATACAAGAAGCCACAGTCCCCGGGAAAACTTTAGGAGATGTTTTTAGGAAATGTATGGAAGCCTATAAATTAATGGGATTTCCCGAAAATGAGTGGCATAATCATCATCAGGGTGGGGCAACAGGTTATGCAGGGAGAACCTGTAAAGGAACTCCCAATGAGACTTTCCCTGTTCTGGATACATTCTATCCATCGCTTGTAGAAAAAGAATTAGGGAAATCTATTCCATTTGGAACTGCTTTTGCTTGGAATCCTTCTGCAAAAGGCGTTAAATCTGAAGACACATTTATTTTATATCCCGATGGGAAAAAAGAGATTATTACTTCCACCGATGAACTTCCGACTGTTGACCTGAAGAGGCTTCTTAAACGAGAAATAAATATTACAAAATCAGGGATATATATTGATAAATAAATTAGTTTAGAAATCTTTTTACACAAAGAATTGTTTTTATATTAGAGGTGAAAGAATTGAAAATATTAATTGTTTATGGAAGTAATACAGGTAATACTGCTTATGTGGCAGAGATAATATCTTCTGCACTTTCTGAGCATGAGGTAAAAATAAAAAATGTTCTATCTGTTGATACTGAAGAATTTAGGCAGTATGATTTGCTTATTTTGGGGACATCTACATGGGGAAATGGAGAGGCTCAAAAAGATTGGAAAGAAGTGTTAAAGAAATTAGATAAGAGGATAATTGGGGGTAAACTGATTGCTTTATTTGGTTTAGGTGATAGTGCTATGTTTCCTGAACAGTTTGCCAGTGAAGTGAGAAATATTTATGATGTAGTTATTGAAAATGGGGGTATTGTTATTGGTTTTTGGAAAAATGAAGGTTATAATTTTCAATCTTCAAAGGCTCTATTAGGGGATAAATTCTGTGGTTTGATTATTGACCAAGATAACGAAAGTTATTTAACTGTGCAAAGGATAGTTGATTGGGTAAAGATTTTAGATGAAGAGATTGCTAATTACAAATCTGAAAACGATTAATTCTCTCCAAAATATTTTTTAAAGAGTTCTGGGTCGTCAATAGAGTTGATTTCTTTTTCAATAAATAATTTTACTTCCTCTGCAGAAATAGGGGAGGATTGATTCGTTACAAAAGATTGTTGACTACTTTTCGATTTAAATAAATTCTTTTGATTTTCTTCTTCTAATGCTTCCTGGTTTTCACTCTTATTTATTTCATCACTCTGTCGTTCTATTTCCGGCATAGCAAGGTCGAGGAACATTTCCACAATGCTGGCTAAGTGTTCTATTCTTTCTTTACGGGAACCTTTTTCGATAATGCGCCTATTGATTGGAATTGCTTTATTTCGGAATACAATGCTGAATTCATGACATGAAGGACAGGGGAGTATCATTACAACATCTGGGGGTAATTTGCCTGAACCGATTTTTTGTTGATTACAATGAGGGCATATAATCATAACTTTTCCTCATGTCTTTCTTATAATGATAACAAAAGATAGATAGCATTAGCAAAAAGAAGGACATATTCCTATAAAGGTGTGCCCCATTTTTCAGCCCAATCAGGATTTAGTCGTATTTGAACTTCCCATATATCCAGGATAGTTAGTGCTGTCATACTTTCTATAACAGGTATAGCTCGTGGGACAATACAAGGGTCGTGTCGTCCATGCACTTTTAATTCGCAATTTTGAGAATGGATATCAATTGTTTTTTGAGTTTTTGCAATAGAAGAGGTAGGTTTTACCACAAGGCGAGCAATAATGGGTTGTCCTGTGCTTATGCCACCTAAAATGCCACCTGCATGATTACTTAAAAATGTTCCGTTTTCCATAGGGTCATTAGACTGACTTCCTTTCAAACGGG
This sequence is a window from Candidatus Hydrogenedens sp.. Protein-coding genes within it:
- a CDS encoding flavodoxin → MKILIVYGSNTGNTAYVAEIISSALSEHEVKIKNVLSVDTEEFRQYDLLILGTSTWGNGEAQKDWKEVLKKLDKRIIGGKLIALFGLGDSAMFPEQFASEVRNIYDVVIENGGIVIGFWKNEGYNFQSSKALLGDKFCGLIIDQDNESYLTVQRIVDWVKILDEEIANYKSEND
- a CDS encoding SAM-dependent chlorinase/fluorinase encodes the protein MEKIKYITLLTDFGNKDPYVAEIKGILFSSLSNINIVDLSHEISPQNIIEGALFLEQIWDYWQIPSVHISVIDPGVGTERRIIIIHENQKFLICPDNGLATFILRTKHAEVRHVKYFNTLTQYISNTFHGRDIMAPIAIQLVKGGNWEDFGPSVDDWQVLNIPEAYKKDNNIYGEVIHIDRFGNAITNIRKEQIQDNLPIYAKIKNSFQKIPFSLSYGKVSVGQSVCLFGSGNRLEIAVNCSSAEKQLKIKIGTEVRLVLKRD
- a CDS encoding FAD-dependent oxidoreductase; translation: METKYRIAIIGSGPSGFFSAEHLLRIHSDCEIDMYERYPDPFGLVRKGVAPDNPNIRNVSRAFDMIASNNRFAYFGNVDVGVDITLTELQNFYDAVILACGMETSQRLGIPGEDLPGCYTASSIVGWYNCHPVYHSLDIKLEGERAVIIGMGNVALDVARILCRPVSELSQTDISKHAIKVLEESKLKEVYIVGRRGPTQAKFKENEILSMEEIGDTDIIIEPSELEINKASQEEIDSNPSIQRMFEYFKKFSMNKVEKNRQIYFAFLRSPIRIIGDGKVEQIMFEKNILEGPVNKQRAIGTGVIEKLDCDYVISCIGYRGNRFPGLPYDEIKGIIPNKNGRVVKDDKIVAGVYVTGWIKRGPIGLIGHNKPDSLETVKNLLEDLPQLEGNRQGSRDDVIKLLKSKNIQFINYDDWKKIDSSEIERGKILGKIRDRFCSSEDMLNIVSNKK
- a CDS encoding response regulator produces the protein MDNKLLKDKKILIIEDEIDILSSLKILFEAEGAKIFQSEYASIAVKIAEKEIPDLCIFDVMLPDESGIQLYVEFKNHPYLNNIPIVFVTGVNTYELGNSLSAEKISEMYQVPPPEGFIEKPFNPDELLDIVYNIFHFSK
- a CDS encoding saccharopine dehydrogenase NADP-binding domain-containing protein, which produces MKDKILIYGAYGYTGLLILEECIKQQLPVIIGGRNENKLKEISQKYSLEYRAFTLDNIDEIAINLDNIRVVIHAAGPFQYTAQNMVLACIKTGTHYIDITGEIDVFEWIATQDYEAKNKNIMLLPGGGYDVVPSDCLASYLKSLLPDATHLSLAFYTRGRPSHGTMLTAIESMGKGGQIRKDGILQSVPPAYKKMKINFGEETKLCVTIPWGDVSTAYYSTQIPNIEVYMAISKGMSFMLQGIKVTQNIIGTEPVQNFLKNRIPEGGPSKEERAKSFAFLWGEVKNEKGVYKRAGMKTPDGYDLTAYSSVLIAKKVLNGNFKPGFQTPSLAYGYDLVLELPNVERGDIND
- a CDS encoding M24 family metallopeptidase — translated: MKDRELFEIRIALIKAFLNQYGYKGILLSRVDNFAMATGGKRNYIWKYSDLGANSLLVDKDGKVYYVGNNIEEPRIMDEELNNFPCEKLSFLWYDTMPSSVVKKHFKIKDVSKWVSDDGSLGKNVNNELSVIKALLTKIELQKYKELGRLASDAMVSTLKEIKLFDTETDISARLVYEGHKRGCLVPVALVASDERIKKYRHPLPTEPLLLSNKDSKKIKNIVMVVGCFLKEGLVVSLTRFKQVGKISEETRNAFDRICCVDALIQEATVPGKTLGDVFRKCMEAYKLMGFPENEWHNHHQGGATGYAGRTCKGTPNETFPVLDTFYPSLVEKELGKSIPFGTAFAWNPSAKGVKSEDTFILYPDGKKEIITSTDELPTVDLKRLLKREINITKSGIYIDK